A DNA window from Vigna angularis cultivar LongXiaoDou No.4 chromosome 1, ASM1680809v1, whole genome shotgun sequence contains the following coding sequences:
- the LOC128195031 gene encoding uncharacterized protein LOC128195031, giving the protein MILAESHSPISWKVFKEKFYEEYFPDSVRFGKEVEFLQLVQGNMSVSEYTNRFKHLVRFNTLATSEVWQCRKFENGLRSDLKVLISSLCIKSFPVMIERAKVLEKNMAEAERQKKQQQPTRGPIMSRPNMNRDRLPYARPAQPSNSQAMVVAGQSGQHGSVKCFQCGGPHYRSSCPQLLGAKSCTRCGRNGHTERDCNMGGRAPMRPPNAGRMQQGRGGRAQAVGRVYAITATEAASSEGDERLEEALNEESLVDVEVKIEQ; this is encoded by the coding sequence ATGATACTAGCAGAATCTCACAGCCCTATTTCCTGGAAAGTCTTCAAGGAAAAGTTTTATGAGGAGTATTTCCCGGATAGTGTTCGATTCGGCAAAGAGGTGGAATTTCTCCAGTTGGTACAAGGTAATATGTCTGTTTCAGAGTACACCAACAGGTTCAAACATCTGGTTCGCTTTAATACCCTTGCCACCAGTGAGGTGTGGCAGTGcaggaagtttgaaaatggacTGAGAAGTGATCTTAAGGTATTGATATCCAGCCTCTGCATTAAGTCCTTTCCTGTTATGATTGAGCGAGCAAAAGTGTTGGAGAAAAATATGGCTGAAGCAGAACGTCAGAAGAAGCAGCAACAACCAACTAGAGGGCCGATCATGTCCAGGCCGAATATGAATCGGGACAGGTTGCCGTATGCTCGTCCAGCACAACCATCTAATTCTCAGGCTATGGTTGTTGCCGGACAATCTGGACAGCACGGATCAGTCAAGTGTTTCCAATGTGGAGGACCACATTACCGGTCTTCATGCCCTCAGTTATTGGGAGCAAAGTCCTGCACTCGTTGTGGAAGGAATGGTCACACAGAGCGCGACTGTAATATGGGCGGACGAGCGCCAATGAGGCCGCCAAATGCTGGAAGAATGCAACAGGGAAGGGGTGGACGAGCACAGGCTGTTGGTAGAGTTTATGCGATCACGGCCACGGAAGCTGCCAGTTCAG
- the LOC108325199 gene encoding fasciclin-like arabinogalactan protein 12: MKIKQTLLFSILLIAPIFSITTLAQSPAPAPKAPAKPAPAAPAPAPAKPLVPALPQSPSSGDTSGSQDIVKILRKAKSFNTLIRLLKTTQIINQVNAQLVTSKNGGLTILAPDDGAFSELKAGYFNSLGDRQQKALIQYHVLPVYVSSSNFDALSNPVLTLASDSPTGYQLNVTAYGNSVNISTGEVNATLTGIVYADKTLAIYHVDKVLIPLDFSKPKSIAPAPAVAKAPKAHKENSSAEDDDQAQATKDSSGATSFVSTRGTTLVSFGIGLLAAAATMSC; encoded by the coding sequence ATGAAGATAAAAcaaactctcttattctcaatTCTTCTAATTGCCCCAATTTTCTCAATCACCACATTAGCTCAGTCACCAGCGCCAGCCCCTAAGGCTCCCGCAAAACCTGCTCCAGCTGCACCGGCTCCGGCACCAGCAAAGCCATTAGTTCCGGCATTACCCCAGTCACCCTCTTCAGGTGATACTTCTGGCAGCCAAGACATCGTGAAGATCCTGAGGAAGGCCAAGTCATTCAACACTCTGATCCGATTGCTGAAAACCACCCAAATCATCAACCAAGTGAACGCACAGCTTGTCACCTCAAAGAATGGAGGCTTAACCATCCTTGCACCAGATGATGGTGCCTTCTCAGAACTCAAAGCAGGGTACTTCAACTCCCTGGGAGACAGACAACAGAAAGCATTGATACAGTATCATGTCCTCCCCGTTTATGTGTCAAGCTCAAACTTTGACGCTCTGAGCAACCCTGTGCTGACACTGGCCAGTGACAGTCCCACAGGGTATCAGCTGAACGTGACAGCATATGGTAACAGTGTGAACATTTCAACTGGGGAGGTGAATGCCACTCTCACAGGCATTGTGTACGCAGATAAGACTCTTGCAATCTATCATGTGGACAAGGTTCTCATTCCGCTGGACTTCTCTAAGCCTAAGTCTATAGCTCCAGCTCCAGCTGTGGCCAAGGCACCTAAAGCTCATAAGGAAAACTCTTCAGCAGAAGATGATGACCAAGCTCAAGCAACCAAGGACAGCTCTGGAGCCACCAGTTTTGTAAGCACTCGTGGAACAACCTTGGTGTCCTTTGGGATTGGTCTGCTTGCAGCAGCAGCTACAATGTCGTGTTGA
- the LOC108337743 gene encoding fasciclin-like arabinogalactan protein 11, translating to MRIMQESQSFIIPTTILLLALFYTTSAQLSPIQPPSTPSPPLPQPSPPSPPSPATAPAPGFNTVPLVPVTPSGAPTPTIIPKGPTIDIVQILRKAKRFSVLTRLLKTTQLINQLNSQLVTSSSGGLTLFAPEDSAFSKLKAGFLNSLTDRQKVELLQFHTLSSFIAISNFDTLTNPVQTQAGDDPQRLQLNVTTFGGSQVSMATGAVNASVTGTVYSDNKLAIYQVDKVLLPLDLVLPSKAPAPAPSLAKKGLPKADKGNSTAADDSSTASDDGSDGKALPAGVSAGCSMKWVNKVVVVGVVGLVSGVMI from the coding sequence ATGAGGATCATGCAAGAATCTCAATCTTTCATTATACCAACCACAATTCTACTTCTAGCACTATTTTACACCACTTCAGCCCAACTCTCACCAATTCAACCCCCTTCAACACCATCACCGCCGTTACCCCAGCCCTCGCCGCCCTCGCCGCCCTCTCCGGCAACAGCACCGGCACCGGGATTCAACACTGTCCCTCTTGTCCCGGTGACCCCAAGTGGGGCCCCTACACCCACGATCATCCCCAAAGGCCCCACCATTGACATAGTCCAAATCCTAAGAAAAGCCAAAAGGTTCTCCGTTCTCACTCGCCTCTTGAAAACCACCCAACTCATCAACCAACTCAACTCACAGCTCGTAACTTCAAGCTCGGGAGGGTTAACCCTCTTTGCACCGGAAGACAGTGCCTTCTCCAAACTCAAAGCAGGCTTCCTCAACTCTCTTACCGACAGACAGAAGGTGGAGCTTTTGCAGTTCCACACTCTCTCTTCCTTCATTGCCATCTCAAACTTCGATACTCTTACCAACCCGGTTCAAACTCAAGCCGGTGACGACCCCCAGAGGCTGCAACTCAACGTCACCACTTTTGGAGGTAGCCAGGTCAGCATGGCCACCGGCGCCGTCAACGCCTCCGTCACCGGAACCGTTTACTCCGACAACAAGTTGGCGATATACCAGGTGGACAAGGTGCTTCTCCCTCTCGATCTCGTGCTACCCAGCAAGGCGCCAGCTCCAGCGCCGTCGTTGGCGAAAAAAGGGTTGCCGAAGGCTGATAAAGGAAATTCCACAGCGGCGGATGATAGTAGCACCGCCAGCGATGATGGCAGCGACGGGAAGGCTTTGCCCGCGGGTGTTTCCGCTGGTTGTTCGATGAAATGGGTGAAtaaggttgttgttgttggagtGGTGGGTTTGGTGAGTGGAGTTATGATCTGA